A genomic region of Lytechinus pictus isolate F3 Inbred chromosome 2, Lp3.0, whole genome shotgun sequence contains the following coding sequences:
- the LOC129283788 gene encoding proline dehydrogenase 1, mitochondrial-like, whose amino-acid sequence MAHPEFGDRREGVSSARTYFYTDERKCDDNLETLMECIRVAGATSDDGFCAVKLTALGRPQILLNLSEVIVRTRQVFLRMSGQEENPTVDLMSHRLTEDQFTHELETMGITSRDESGVWFTWIDDDKDGWIDLLDWECLVQPDLKLSKILKAPRIEGDKLELLQFILTEEEEQQTKRMLQRVNELAKCARDKNVRVMVDAEQTYFQPAISRLTIEMMRKFNREKPVIYNTYQCYLRHAYNCLKADMELARREGFHFGAKLVRGAYMDQERKRAEDIGYDDPINPTYEATNESYHRCLDMALDTIKTRGQTNIMVASHNQDTVRHAVQRMEELGIGPKDRLVYFGQLLGMCDQVSFPLGKMGYAVYKYVPYGPVDDVLPYLSRRAQENSGLLKGVTQERKLMRQELTRRITTGQLFHKP is encoded by the exons ATGGCCCATCCAGAGTTTGGTGATCGTCGCGAAGGAGTCTCTAGTGCCAGAACCTATTTCTATACTGATGAGAGGAAATGTGACGATAACTTAGAAACATTGATGGAGTGTATTCGTGTTGCTG GTGCCACCTCAGATGATGGTTTTTGTGCAGTGAAACTGACAGCATTAGGAAGACCACAAATCTTG TTAAACTTGTCCGAGGTGATAGTCCGTACTCGTCAGGTGTTTCTTAGGATGTCTGGTCAAGAAGAGAACCCGACTGTAGACCTCATGTCTCATCGCTTGACCGAGGACCAGTTCACACATGAATTAGAAACCATGGGTATAACATCTAGGGATGAATCAGGTGTGTGGTTTACCTGGATCGATGACGATAAAGACGG GTGGATTGATCTTTTGGATTGGGAATGTCTTGTGCAACCAGATCTCAAGCTCTCAAAGATCCTCAAAGCTCCAAGGATAGAG GGTGACAAGTTGGAACTGCTTCAGTTTATTCTGACAGAGGAGGAGGAACAACAAACCAAGCGTATGTTACAGAGGGTCAATGAACTAGCCAAG TGTGCGAGAGATAAGAATGTTCGTGTGATGGTGGATGCAGAGCAGACATACTTCCAGCCAGCTATCAGTAGACTTACCATAGAAATGATGAGAAAGTTTAATCGTGAGAAGCCTGTCATCTACAACACATATCAGTGCTATCTCAGG CATGCCTATAATTGCCTGAAAGCCGACATGGAACTTGCCCGTAGGGAAGGGTTCCACTTCGGTGCCAAGCTGGTCAGAGGAGCCTACATGGACCAGGAACGCAAACGCGCTGAGGACATAGGCTATGACGACCCCATCAATCCGACCTACGAAGCTACCAATGAGAGCTACCATAGATGTCTAGACATGGCACTGGATACTATAAAGACACGGGGTCAGACAAACATCATGGTGGCATCACACAACCAGGATACAGTGAGGCATGCCGTACAAAG gaTGGAGGAGCTTGGTATTGGTCCTAAGGATAGATTAGTCTACTTCGGTCAGCTCTTAGGAATGTGTGATCAAGTTTCTTTTCCTCTTG GTAAGATGGGGTATGCAGTTTACAAGTACGTACCGTATGGTCCTGTGGATGATGTTCTACCATATCTATCCCGTAGAGCGCAGGAGAACAGCGGGTTGCTCAAAGGTGTTACTCAAGAACGGAAGCTTATGAGGCAGGAATTGACAAGGAGAATCACAACGGGACAGTTGTTCCATAAACCTTGA